The Synechocystis sp. PCC 6714 genome includes the window TTAGAGGGTCGTAGGCCGTTTGTTGGGTGATGAGTCTAGTCACAAACTGTTGGGTAATAGCCATATAAAGTTGGGTGCTGGCAACCTGGGCCAATTTTCTTTCCGCAGAACTCCAGGTGGGCACCAATTTTTGAGTTTCTTCCCAAGCTTCAAAGGAAAGACGAGGCAGCATATTTCTGCGGTCAACAATCCGCTTACCTGCCCAATGCTTGACTAAGGATTGCTCTTTGCGGAGCAGAATCAATCCCCCCACCCATTGCTGATCCGCCGCCAAGGGAACCATTAAAAAAGATTTGAAATTTTGCGCTTTCAAGGGTTCTTCTAGGGCAACCCAGTCACCCCTTTGTTCTAATTCGCTTAGGGTATAAACCTGGGGCACACAATTGGCGGGGGGCAGAGGCTTAACGCCGGTAAAAGGTTTAGGTTTTTCCCAGGAGGACTGTACAGAAGCTAGGGTACTAGTTGGGTTTGGTTTCCCCCGCATCAGCTCTTGCCAGAGGGCCATTTCGAGCCAATCTCCCCAGTCAAAGTTGAGATTCCATTGGTAGTGTTGGGCCGCAGATCCGGTCAGATCGGGGGCAATGTAGAGCACCCCCCCATCCGCTTCCATGGCTTGCCCTACTATTTCCAATGCATACTGCCAGGTTTCCGGACGATCGCCATACTGGGCTACGGTTCTTTCCAGCCGTTGAACCAAGGCTTCTTGTACCTGTTGCTGATGTACCTGTTGACTCAACTGGGACTGGGTAATGGCCAACGACACTTCCTTGCTCAGGAGGGCCATGGTTTCCCATTCCTGTTCTGTGAATCGCCGGGGTTTGCTGTGGTGTACTGCCATAATGCCCCAGAGTTGCTGATCCTGCATTACGGGCACCGTCAGCGAAGATAACACCCCCATGGCAAGGAGATATTGAATATGGCAACTGTCCACCGCCATATAATGCCCATTACCCTGGCCCATGGAGCTGACACGGCCAGATAAGTCATGGGATTTTTTACGACGGTGGGCCACATCCACCGCAATCATCTTTTTTTGCTTGCCCAACTCTTCCCTGGCGTGGGGAGGGATATCATCCGCAGGAAAATGCAAACCCAACAAAGATGGTAAAGATGTCCTGTCCACCGCTTCGGCCAAAACTTCCCCACTGCCGTCGGCAGCAAACTTATAAACTTTTACTCTGTCCACTTCCAAAAAGATGCGGGCCTCTTCCACAATTACCTGGAGGGTTTCCCGCAAAGTCAAAGCCCGGTGAAACTTATTGATGACATTACGGAGAAAATCTTCTAGGGATCGGTTAGGGTTCATGGTTCAACTTGGCGGGGAGTAGGCGGAGGCAAGATCCAAGATCATTGTTGTAACGACCAACAACAAAAGATCAATCACTGATAAAAACACAATGACAAAAGCAACCAAAACCGCGGCTGATCCCTCTGGTGGTCATGACATTAAGGGCAAACCTGAAAATTTTGATAGCTTTGCTTTGACCGTCTGTTTCTGTTTACCCCATCCCCTAAGGACCCAGGCCCACAGGCAAGGGAATAAAGTTCAATTCACAAATTCAAACCGTCAAGAAAAGTAAATATTGGTAATTGATCAAACTAGTTTGTCTCTATATGTTAACAAAACATGTAGCGGGGAGTCCCCTTCTTCACCCGCAGGTTTACTGGGACAAGTGGGTGGGGAATGTGCCTTGGGCCCTAGATTCAACCATTGATACTGTGATTCTTTGTAATACAGCAAAGGATAGAAAAAACTAAGCTAGATACATATCAAAATATTTTGGCCATCGTGGTTTTGACCCGGGAAACTGGGGAGTTTGCCGATCGCCAGAAAACAGCGAGTCCTATATTCTGGAATAGAAAGTAGTTCTTTAGGTAGGAACTTGCTTCCTAGCTTTAGCGGGCAAGAGTAGTTCATGGTTATAACCGTTATGGCTATGGGTATGGCTATGGGATTTTGTCGGGGCGGGGAGTTGCACATTGACCGGCTAGGATCAACAATGAAGCCAATTTGCAGGGCTTCGTGTCCCCAGCTTTATTGGCCATTCTTGTTAATATCACCCTAAATTCATTCTGTGATCGCCATTTATCCCGGTAGTTTTGACCCCATCACCCTTGGCCATTTGGACATTATTGAGCGGGGTAGTGGTTTGTTCGAGCAAATCATTGTGGCAGTGCTGTGTAATCCCAGTAAGCAACCCCTTTTTTCGGTGGAAAAGCGATTAGAGCAGATCCGCCACTGCACCCAACATCTGGCCAATGTGACGGTGGACAGTTTTAATGGGCTGACGGTGGACTACGCTAAGCAAAAACAGGCAACGGTGCTACTGCGGGGTTTACGGGTGTTGTCGGACTTTGAAAAGGAACTGCAAATGGCCCATACCAACCAAACCCTTTGGGACGGTGTAGAAACCGTATTTTTGGCCACTGCCAAGGAATATAGCTTTTTAAGTAGTAGTATTGTCAAAGAAATTGCCAAGTTCGGTGGTAGTGTGGATCATCTTGTGCCTCCGTCGATTTTGGCTGATATTTGTTCTTCCTACCCATCTCCCTAAAGAACTTGCGTTAAAACTGTCTTAATTTCGTTTTATTTGCCCCGTCAAGCGCCCAGATAACCCTATGACCCGCCGAGAGAGTGCCAATCCCGAAGTAACTGAGAACAGCGCCGTTGTGCCCGGTCAGGCGGTGGATTTCGACATTCAACAACAATTAGCTGAGCTTCAGGAATTACTCTATGACAGCTTTCATATTCCCCTGACGGCTTGGAGTGTGGTGGATGAGGAGAAAATCCTTGACCAAATTGACATCATTGCTGAGTTCATTCCAGGGGCTGTGCATCGGGCGATCGCCATTTTGGAAAGGGAACAGCAAATTTTACAGGGGGCCGAATTGGAGGCCCAGCGGCTGATTGAGGTGGCCCACCAGGAAGCCCAACGCATCAAGGATGAATCGGGCATTATTCAAAAGGCCCAATACGAAGCGGATCAGTACAAAGCCCAAGTTCAGCAGGATTGTGATGCCCTCCAGCGCCAGGTACAACAGGAGTGTGATGCTCTACAACGGCAAACCCAACAGGAATGCGATACCCTGCGGCGCCAAACCATGGGAGAACTAGAACAGATTAAGCAGGTTACCCACCAGGAAATTCAGCAGTTCCGTCAGCAGACGGTGCAGGAATGTGAAGCTCTTCAAAAGCAAACGGAACAGGAAGCAACGGAAATGCAACGGGATGTGGACACCTATGCCGATCGCCTGTTGAGCCGCCTGGAAGGAGAGTTGGGGCAGATGATGCGTAGTGTGAGCCAGAGCCGTCAGATTCTCTACGAAAATTCCGCTGAACATAACGCCACCATTACCAACCGTCCCCCTGTAGCGACCCCGACCCCTGTGATTCAACCTACTCCGGCCCCCAAACCCCCCCGGGGCGATCGCCCCCGCCGTCGTTCCCGTTAAGTTTGGGTAAGTAATTGTGTCAGCGAATTTAGACAAATCAGATCAAAAAGCGGCCTATTTTTCCCCCGATGGAGAGGATTTAGTCCAGTTCCGCCGGGAGTTGCTGGCCTGGCCCGGAGGTTTGCCATGGCAACCAGATGGGGATCAAGTCGAAGCCCTAGTTAAACTTTACCAAGGGGTGTTGGCCGGCAATGCTCGGTTGAATTTAACCCGCATCACCGCTCCCCTAGATTTTTTGGAAAAACATCTGTGGGACTCCTTGGCGGGCATTTTGTTGTCGGACCATTGTCGTAATTTATCCCAGCCAGAGGTGATTGATATTGGCACTGGGGGCGGATTTCCGGGATTGCCCGTGGCCTTGGTCTGGCCCCAATGGTCAGTGACATTGTTGGACTCCACCCGCAAGAAAATCAATTACCTAGAGGAGTTGGGCTATCGTTCAGGCTTAACTAATCTCAGTTATTTAGTGGCCCGGGCGGAGGCCCTGGGTCAAGAGGGTCCCCATCGCCAAAAGTATGACCTGGCTTTGATCCGGGCAGTGGGGGAAGGGGCGGTTTGTGCAGAATATGCCCTCCCTTTGGTGAAATTGGGGGGCATGGTGGTGCTATATCGGGGGCAGTGGTCGCCGGAGGAAGCGGAACAGTTAGAACGGGCCAGTCTGTTACTGGGGGGCAGGGTAATGGCAACGGTGGCGGTGGTTACTCCCTGGAGCAAAGCCCAGCGGCATTTTATTTATATGACCAAGGAAAAGCCCACTCCAAAAGATTTTCCCCGGGCGATCGGGGTGCCCCGTCAACATCCCCTGGGGATAGGGTCATAGATATTTTTCCGTTGGCAAAAATGTCATGACTTGTTAACAAAAAAGCTTTTGTTGGAGAGAAACACCATTGGGGATAGAATTTCTCGATAAGATGTGAGAAGTCTTACTCAGTTTTTCTCCTTTGCCCATTTCCAGGACTAAAGTTAACATCTACTAAGTTTGATGATGTACTTTAGTCTGCTGGGGGTGCCTTGGGGGAGCAGCCATCCAAATTTGAGGGTACGACCTTGGATCAACAGAAAATCCTCGGCTATTTTATTGAGGAAGCCCAGGAACATTTGGAAACCCTAGAGCGGGGTATTCTTGACCTGGGTAAGGTGGTGCAGGACTCGGAGCAGGTCAATGAAATGTTTCGGGCGGCCCACTCCGTCAAAGGGGGTGCGGCCATGTTGGGCTACACAAGTATCCAAAAAACCGCCCACCGCCTGGAGGATGCGTTTAAGGTATTGAAGGAACACAAGTTACCCGTTGATCAGAAGTTGGAGTCTCTGTTTCTCAACGGCTACGATGTCTTGCAGGATTTAGTGGAAAAATTGCAGAGTCCAGCGGGACTTCAGCCAGAGGAAGCAGATTCCATTGTGGATGGGGCTTCCCATCAGTTTGAGGAGCTACAAAATTATTTGAATTACCTCCTCACCCAGGGCAGTGCCCCGGTCACTTCCGCCCAGGCCCTCGCGGCCAAGTCCACCAATGTGGGTACATTCAATGAGAGTGATGTACCGGAGGAAATTAAAATCCTGTTGCACAAAATGCTCCAGGTGTTTAAGCAGGAAGCATCGGCCACTTCTAGGGAAAAACTACAGGAATATTGCACTCGCCTAGGTCGCTTGGCCCCCAAACAGGAGAATTGGCAACATTTGCTTTCCCTCAGTAAGCAGGCGATCGCCAATCCCTTACATTCCTACCGCACTTTGGCCCCGGTGGTGCTCAAGGATTTGAAACAGGGCTATGACTGTTTTACGTTGGCAAAACCAGAAAATATTAAGGTCAGCGATGGCTTGAAACAGTTGGCTTCTAGCCACGTGGCCCAGGTATTAGTTCCGGCGGAACCGACGGCGGCGGCGAATATTCTGATGAAGGTGTTTAACGATAGTCAACTGCGTCAATTGATTAAAAATCTTTCTTCGGCCCGTTAGTCGGAAGGTCTGGACTCAATCAAATAGCCACAGGTATGTTCCCCATTGTTGAGCCAATGGGTGCGTTCAATGGCGCAGTCCGGCAAAATGGCGGCAAACATTTCCAACTCGTGGCCACAAACGCTGGGATAGGATTCGGCCACGTCGGCGATCGCGCAGTGATGCTCAGACAAAATAAATTTTTCCGATTGTTCCACCGACAAAGGATGGAGTTCGGCCATGTAACCTTCCTGCCGCCGCAGCTCTACCAGTTTATGTACTCTTTTAGCTAAGGAGCCCTGGCCAATTTGCTGGCGATAGGCTTCTGCTTTCCGTTGCCATTGCTTTTTCAACACCGCTCCTAACTGTTCTTCCCCCACTGTTTCCACCAAAGAATCAATGAAGGAGAGGGCAAATTCACCGTAGCGCTGGGGAAATTGTTCCCGCCCCTGTTTACTCAACTGGTAGAGAAATTGGGGTCTACCCATGCCCTGTTTTTCCTGTTGATGCTCAATGAGCCCATCATTTTCCAAGTCCTTGAGGTGCTTTCGCATGGCCTGGGGACTAATGCCCAACTCTTCAGCCATGGCGATCGCCGATCCTTGTCCTTCTTTGAGGAGATAGCGCAGGATATCTTCTTTGGTGGAATGGGAAGAACTGAGGGTCATGGTCAACAAAAGGAGAGGGAAATTTGGGAACCGATGCGGTGGCCGTCCAGTAAACTGAAGGGACAACCTCTATGCTAAGCATGATTGCCTAAGTTAATTGTCGGGCCATTAGCCATTGGTAAGGTAAGGAAGCCCCAGGCGATCGCCAACCTCGGCACTTTGACAACAATCGGGTTGCTAATCTATTCTAGAATAGACTAAAACAACAAATAGGTTGTTTAACTCCCGTTCCTTGAGATTTATTGCGTCCCACTGCCCATCCATTGCTTGGGGCAGTCCCCCATCTGAATTCCCCGGAGAACACTGCATTCGATGAGTTCCACCATTGTTAAAAACCTTGTCAACCAACCCTATAAATATGGCTTTGTCACCGACATTGAAGCGGATGCCATCCCCCGTGGCCTGAGCGAAGACGTGGTGCGACTCATTTCCGCCAAGAAAAATGAACCGGAATTCATGCTGGATTTCCGCCTGCGGGCCTATCGCCACTGGTTGACCATGACGGAACCCAATTGGCCTGCGGTGCATTATCCCCCCATCAATTACCAGGATATTATTTACTATTCTGCCCCCAAGCAGAGTAAAAAAAAGTTGGAAAGCCTTGATGAAGTGGATCCAGCTCTGTTGGAAACCTTTGAAAAATTGGGTATTCCCCTATCGGAGCAAAAACGCTTGAGTAATGTGGCGGTGGATGCCATTTTTGACAGCGTTTCCATCGGTACAACTTTTAAGGAAAAATTAGCGGAAGACGGGGTGATTTTCTGCTCTATTTCGGAAGCGTTGCAGGAACATCCTGAGCTTGTGCAGAAATATTTGGGCAGTGTGGTGCCCACCGCCGACAACTTTTTTGCTGCCTTAAATTCTGCAGTATTCAGTGACGGTTCCTTTGTGTTTATTCCCAAGGGCGTGAAATGTCCCATGGAATTGTCCACCTATTTCCGCATTAATAATGGAGATACGGGGCAGTTTGAAAGGACATTGATCATTGCCGAAGAAGGGGCTTCCGTTAGCTATTTGGAAGGGTGCACAGCGCCCATGTACGATAGTAATCAACTCCATGCTGCGGTGGTAGAATTGGTGGCCTTGGATAATGCGGATATTAAATATTCCACTGTGCAAAACTGGTACGCCGGGGATGAAAATGGCAAAGGCGGAATTTACAACTTTGTCACCAAACGGGGGCTATGCAAAGGGGTTAATTCTAAAATTTCCTGGACCCAGGTGGAAACTGGCTCTGCCATTACCTGGAAGTATCCCAGTTGTGTGCTGGTGGGGGATAATTCCGTCGGGGAATTCTATTCCATTGCTTTAACTAATAATAAGCAACAGGCGGACACGGGCACGAAGATGATTCACATCGGCAAAAATACCCGTAGTACCATTATTTCCAAAGGGATTTCCGCTGGTAATTCCGCCAACAGTTACCGGGGTTTGGTGAAAATGGGCCCCAAAGCCCAGGGGGCACGCAATTATTCCCAATGTGACTCCATGCTCATCGGCGATCGGGCGGCAGCTAATACTTTCCCCTACATTCAAGTGGATAACAACACTGCCAAAGTGGAGCATGAAGCGTCCACTTCCAAAATTGGCGAAGACCAACTCTTTTACTTTGCCCAACGGGGCATTTCTGAAGAGGATGCGGTATCCATGTTGGTGAGTGGTTTCTGTAAAGATGTGCTCAACGAATTACCGATGGAATTTGCCGCGGAAGCTGACAAATTACTGAGCCTCAAACTAGAAGGCACTGTGGGTTAATCAAATCTATGGGTAAGGACAGTTGGCGCCGAATTATCCCAGCCCAGGCCTCTGACAATTACCTACTGTTTTGATCAAATGTGATTAAAAAACTAACTTCCTTCACCCAACTTATTTTTACTACTCAACTACTTAAGCAAATTGATTCATGAGCCAGACTGTTCTTTCGATTAAAAATTTGGCCGCCTCCGTTGATGGAAATCAAATTCTCAAAGGGGTTAACCTAGAAATTAAAGCAGGGGAAGTCCACGCCATCATGGGACGCAATGGTTCGGGAAAAAGTACCCTGTCAAAAGTGATTACAGGACACCCTGACTATGAAATTACCGGCGGTGAAATAATTTATCAAGGTCAAGATTTGTCGGCCCTGGAACCCCATGAGCGGGCCTTAGCAGGAATTTTTCTAGCTTTTCAATACCCATTGGAAATTCCTGGGGTAAGTAACTTGGACTTCCTCCGCATTGCCTACAATGCCAAAAGGAAACACCAAGGTTTAGAGGAATTAGACACCTTTGATTTTGAAGATTTAATTCAAGAAAAATTGGACGTGGTTAAAATGAACCCAGCTTTCCTAGAACGAAGCTTGAATGAAGGGTTTTCCGGTGGGGAAAAAAAACGCAACGAAATTTTACAAATGGCAATTTTAGAGCCAACTTTATCTATCCTTGATGAAATTGATTCGGGGCTAGATATTGATGCTCTCCGTATTGTGTCTGAAGGGGTAAATTTTCTCAAAAATCCCAATAATGCCACGTTGGTTATCACCCATTATCAACGGTTGCTTAATTACATTATTCCTGACCATATTCATGTAATGTATGACGGGAAAATTGTCATGAGTGGTGGTAAGGAGTTAGCCTTGGAATTGGAAGAAAAAGGTTATGACTTTTTAGATGAACAAGTTTTGGCTGCTGTTTAACCATTTTTTATAATACGATCGAGCTGAGAAATTTAAACCTTAACTAACCCTAACCACCATCGCCAAGGATATTTGTATATGACCGCCGCTATTTTAACCAATGCTTTAAGCAAAAATAGTCCCCACGTTGAAATGGACGAACGGCTACAAAGCCTTAAAGATCAAGCCTTGGTAGGGAAAGTTGAAGACGGAATTTTGTTAGCCAAACAAGAACGTTCAGAAAAGTTGCTCGCTGATTTACGTCTACCCAGTAGACGGGATGAAGAATGGCAATTTACCGATTTAACGAACTTAAAAGAAGTTGATTTTTCAGCGGCCCAAAAAGTTGATTTAGACGTTGCCACGGCGGAAAATTTCTATCTACCCGAAGCTAGTCACAGCCGTTTGGTATTCGTCAATGGTTTTTTCTCAGCAGAATTATCGGACATTAGCGATTTACCCGATAGTATTATCTGTGGAGCTTGGGCTAATTTACCCTTGAACCAACGGGAAAAGTTGGATCATTATTTAGCTCAACAAGTGGATATAGACAATGTTTTCAGTAACCTGAACACAGCAGGCTTGAAAGACAGTGCCATAGTTTCAATTTCCACCAATGTTGAACTGGAAATACCGATCCACTGCCTATTTTTGACAGTGGCTGATCCCACTCCCATGCTGGTGCAGCCCCGCTTACTTGTGGTAGCGGAGAGTAATGCTAAGCTAACCATTGTTGAGTCCTACGGAGCGATTACTAGCAATTGCACCGATCGCCCGCAACAACAGCCCTATTTCAACAACATTGTCAGTGAAATTTATCTGGGGGAAAATGCCCGGGTTACCCATGTCCGTAATCAACGGGATTCCGGTGATGGTTTTCACATTGCCACCACGGCGATCGCCCAAGGGAAACAGAGTCGCTACCAATTAATTGATGTTAATTTGGGCGCAAAGTTATCCCGCCATAGTTTGCAAATGGTACAGGAAGGGGAAGCCACGGAAACTGAATTTTTAGCATTGACTACCCTGGCGGGAAGACAGGTGAGCGACACCCACAGCACCATAGCTTTAAATCATCCCCATGGGATAACCAATCAACTCCATAAGTGTATTGTCGATGAACATGCCCAAGCCGTTTTTAGCGGTAAAGTTTTGGTGCCCCAGGCGGCCCAATTGACCAACGCCCAACAGTTAAATCGTAATTTGTTGTTATCTTCCAAAGCCCGCATTAATACAAAACCTGAGCTACAAATCACCGCTGATAATGTTAAATGTTCCCACGGGGCCACCGTTAGCCAGTTAGAAGCTGACGAGGTCTTTTATCTCCGCAGTCGTGGTTTAAATGATTACGATGCTCGCCATTTACTGATTGATGCCTTTGCTGGGGAAATTTTGGATCAAATTCCTTTAGCTTCTTTACGGGGACGTCTACGGCAATGTATTTCCTGTCGAA containing:
- the rsmG gene encoding 16S rRNA (guanine(527)-N(7))-methyltransferase RsmG; protein product: MSANLDKSDQKAAYFSPDGEDLVQFRRELLAWPGGLPWQPDGDQVEALVKLYQGVLAGNARLNLTRITAPLDFLEKHLWDSLAGILLSDHCRNLSQPEVIDIGTGGGFPGLPVALVWPQWSVTLLDSTRKKINYLEELGYRSGLTNLSYLVARAEALGQEGPHRQKYDLALIRAVGEGAVCAEYALPLVKLGGMVVLYRGQWSPEEAEQLERASLLLGGRVMATVAVVTPWSKAQRHFIYMTKEKPTPKDFPRAIGVPRQHPLGIGS
- the sufB gene encoding Fe-S cluster assembly protein SufB, translating into MSSTIVKNLVNQPYKYGFVTDIEADAIPRGLSEDVVRLISAKKNEPEFMLDFRLRAYRHWLTMTEPNWPAVHYPPINYQDIIYYSAPKQSKKKLESLDEVDPALLETFEKLGIPLSEQKRLSNVAVDAIFDSVSIGTTFKEKLAEDGVIFCSISEALQEHPELVQKYLGSVVPTADNFFAALNSAVFSDGSFVFIPKGVKCPMELSTYFRINNGDTGQFERTLIIAEEGASVSYLEGCTAPMYDSNQLHAAVVELVALDNADIKYSTVQNWYAGDENGKGGIYNFVTKRGLCKGVNSKISWTQVETGSAITWKYPSCVLVGDNSVGEFYSIALTNNKQQADTGTKMIHIGKNTRSTIISKGISAGNSANSYRGLVKMGPKAQGARNYSQCDSMLIGDRAAANTFPYIQVDNNTAKVEHEASTSKIGEDQLFYFAQRGISEEDAVSMLVSGFCKDVLNELPMEFAAEADKLLSLKLEGTVG
- a CDS encoding DivIVA domain-containing protein, which codes for MTRRESANPEVTENSAVVPGQAVDFDIQQQLAELQELLYDSFHIPLTAWSVVDEEKILDQIDIIAEFIPGAVHRAIAILEREQQILQGAELEAQRLIEVAHQEAQRIKDESGIIQKAQYEADQYKAQVQQDCDALQRQVQQECDALQRQTQQECDTLRRQTMGELEQIKQVTHQEIQQFRQQTVQECEALQKQTEQEATEMQRDVDTYADRLLSRLEGELGQMMRSVSQSRQILYENSAEHNATITNRPPVATPTPVIQPTPAPKPPRGDRPRRRSR
- the sufD gene encoding Fe-S cluster assembly protein SufD, encoding MTAAILTNALSKNSPHVEMDERLQSLKDQALVGKVEDGILLAKQERSEKLLADLRLPSRRDEEWQFTDLTNLKEVDFSAAQKVDLDVATAENFYLPEASHSRLVFVNGFFSAELSDISDLPDSIICGAWANLPLNQREKLDHYLAQQVDIDNVFSNLNTAGLKDSAIVSISTNVELEIPIHCLFLTVADPTPMLVQPRLLVVAESNAKLTIVESYGAITSNCTDRPQQQPYFNNIVSEIYLGENARVTHVRNQRDSGDGFHIATTAIAQGKQSRYQLIDVNLGAKLSRHSLQMVQEGEATETEFLALTTLAGRQVSDTHSTIALNHPHGITNQLHKCIVDEHAQAVFSGKVLVPQAAQLTNAQQLNRNLLLSSKARINTKPELQITADNVKCSHGATVSQLEADEVFYLRSRGLNDYDARHLLIDAFAGEILDQIPLASLRGRLRQCISCRTV
- the sufR gene encoding iron-sulfur cluster biosynthesis transcriptional regulator SufR — encoded protein: MTLSSSHSTKEDILRYLLKEGQGSAIAMAEELGISPQAMRKHLKDLENDGLIEHQQEKQGMGRPQFLYQLSKQGREQFPQRYGEFALSFIDSLVETVGEEQLGAVLKKQWQRKAEAYRQQIGQGSLAKRVHKLVELRRQEGYMAELHPLSVEQSEKFILSEHHCAIADVAESYPSVCGHELEMFAAILPDCAIERTHWLNNGEHTCGYLIESRPSD
- the sufC gene encoding Fe-S cluster assembly ATPase SufC, whose amino-acid sequence is MSQTVLSIKNLAASVDGNQILKGVNLEIKAGEVHAIMGRNGSGKSTLSKVITGHPDYEITGGEIIYQGQDLSALEPHERALAGIFLAFQYPLEIPGVSNLDFLRIAYNAKRKHQGLEELDTFDFEDLIQEKLDVVKMNPAFLERSLNEGFSGGEKKRNEILQMAILEPTLSILDEIDSGLDIDALRIVSEGVNFLKNPNNATLVITHYQRLLNYIIPDHIHVMYDGKIVMSGGKELALELEEKGYDFLDEQVLAAV
- a CDS encoding Hpt domain-containing protein, whose translation is MDQQKILGYFIEEAQEHLETLERGILDLGKVVQDSEQVNEMFRAAHSVKGGAAMLGYTSIQKTAHRLEDAFKVLKEHKLPVDQKLESLFLNGYDVLQDLVEKLQSPAGLQPEEADSIVDGASHQFEELQNYLNYLLTQGSAPVTSAQALAAKSTNVGTFNESDVPEEIKILLHKMLQVFKQEASATSREKLQEYCTRLGRLAPKQENWQHLLSLSKQAIANPLHSYRTLAPVVLKDLKQGYDCFTLAKPENIKVSDGLKQLASSHVAQVLVPAEPTAAANILMKVFNDSQLRQLIKNLSSAR
- the coaD gene encoding pantetheine-phosphate adenylyltransferase, whose product is MIAIYPGSFDPITLGHLDIIERGSGLFEQIIVAVLCNPSKQPLFSVEKRLEQIRHCTQHLANVTVDSFNGLTVDYAKQKQATVLLRGLRVLSDFEKELQMAHTNQTLWDGVETVFLATAKEYSFLSSSIVKEIAKFGGSVDHLVPPSILADICSSYPSP